A window of the Microtus pennsylvanicus isolate mMicPen1 chromosome 4, mMicPen1.hap1, whole genome shotgun sequence genome harbors these coding sequences:
- the LOC142848278 gene encoding histone H2B type 1-C/E/F/G/I-like: MPEPAKSAPAPKKGSKKAVTKAQKKDGKKRKRSRKESYSVYVYKVLKQVHPDTGISSKAMGIMNSFVNDIFERIAGEASRLAHYNKRSTVTSREIQTAVRLLLPGELAKHAVSEGTKAVTKYTSSK, from the coding sequence ATGCCTGAGCCAGCGAAGTCCGCTCCCGCCCCGAAGAAGGGCTCCAAGAAGGCCGTGACCAAGGCCCAGAAGAAGGACGGCAAGAAGCGCAAGCGCAGCCGCAAGGAGAGCTACTCGGTGTACGTGTACAAGGTGCTGAAGCAGGTCCACCCCGACACCGGCATCTCTTCCAAGGCCATGGGCATCATGAACTCGTTCGTCAACGACATCTTCGAGCGCATCGCGGGCGAGGCGTCGCGCCTGGCGCATTACAACAAGCGCTCGACCGTCACGTCCCGGGAGATCCAGACGGCCGTGCGCCTGCTGCTGCCCGGGGAGCTGGCCAAGCACGCCGTGTCCGAGGGCACCAAGGCCGTCACCAAGTACACCAGCTCCAAGTGA
- the LOC142848284 gene encoding histone H2A type 1-E-like → MSGRGKQGGKARAKAKTRSSRAGLQFPVGRVHRLLRKGNYAERVGAGAPVYLAAVLEYLTAEILELAGNAARDNKKTRIIPRHLQLAIRNDEELNKLLGRVTIAQGGVLPNIQAVLLPKKTESSHHKAKGK, encoded by the coding sequence ATGTCAGGACGCGGCAAACAGGGCGGCAAGGCTCGCGCCAAGGCCAAGACCCGCTCCTCCCGGGCCGGCCTGCAGTTCCCCGTGGGCCGCGTGCACCGTCTCCTCCGCAAGGGCAACTACGCGGAGCGGGTGGGCGCCGGCGCCCCGGTGTACCTGGCGGCCGTGCTGGAGTACCTGACGGCCGAGATCCTGGAGCTGGCTGGCAACGCGGCCCGCGACAACAAGAAGACGCGCATCATCCCGCGCCACCTGCAGCTGGCCATCCGCAACGACGAGGAGCTCAACAAGCTGCTGGGCCGCGTGACGATTGCGCAGGGCGGCGTCCTGCCCAACATCCAGGCGGTGCTGCTGCCCAAGAAGACCGAGAGCAGCCACCACAAGGCCAAGGGGAAATAA
- the LOC142848282 gene encoding histone H3 has protein sequence MARTKQTARKSTGGKAPRKQLATKAARKSAPATGGVKKPHRYRPGTVALREIRRYQKSTELLIRKLPFQRLVREIAQDFKTDLRFQSSAVMALQEASEAYLVGLFEDTNLCAIHAKRVTIMPKDIQLARRIRGERA, from the coding sequence ATGGCTCGCACCAAGCAGACCGCTCGCAAGTCCACCGGCGGCAAGGCCCCGCGCAAGCAGCTGGCCACCAAGGCTGCCCGCAAGAGCGCCCCGGCCACCGGCGGCGTGAAGAAGCCCCACCGCTACCGGCCCGGCACCGTGGCGCTGCGCGAGATCCGGCGCTACCAGAAGTCGACCGAGCTGCTGATCCGCAAGCTGCCGTTCCAGCGTCTGGTGCGCGAGATCGCGCAGGACTTCAAGACCGACCTGCGCTTTCAGAGCTCGGCCGTCATGGCTCTGCAGGAGGCCAGCGAGGCCTACCTGGTGGGTCTGTTTGAGGACACCAACCTGTGCGCCATCCACGCCAAGCGCGTCACCATCATGCCCAAGGACATCCAGCTGGCCCGCCGCATCCGTGGGGAGAGGGCTTAA
- the LOC142848281 gene encoding histone H3.1 translates to MARTKQTARKSTGGKAPRKQLATKAARKSAPATGGVKKPHRYRPGTVALREIRRYQKSTELLIRKLPFQRLVREIAQDFKTDLRFQSSAVMALQEACEAYLVGLFEDTNLCAIHAKRVTIMPKDIQLARRIRGERA, encoded by the coding sequence ATGGCTCGCACAAAGCAGACCGCTCGCAAGTCCACCGGCGGCAAGGCCCCGCGCAAGCAGCTGGCCACCAAGGCCGCCCGCAAGAGCGCCCCGGCCACCGGCGGCGTGAAGAAGCCCCACCGCTACCGGCCCGGCACCGTGGCGCTGCGCGAGATCCGGCGCTACCAGAAGTCGACCGAGCTGCTGATCCGCAAGCTGCCGTTCCAGCGTCTGGTGCGCGAGATCGCGCAGGACTTCAAGACCGACCTGCGCTTCCAGAGCTCGGCCGTCATGGCTCTGCAGGAGGCCTGCGAGGCCTACTTGGTGGGTCTGTTTGAGGACACCAACCTGTGCGCCATCCACGCCAAGCGCGTCACCATCATGCCCAAGGACATCCAGCTGGCCCGCCGCATCCGCGGGGAGAGGGCATAA
- the H1-5 gene encoding histone H1.5: MSETAPAETAAPAPVEKSPAKKKTTKKAGAAKRKATGPPVSELITKAVSASKERSGVSLAALKKALAAGGYDVEKNNSRIKLGLKSLVSKGTLVQTKGTGASGSFKLNKKAASGEAKPKAKKAGAAKAKKPAGTTPKKPKKAAGAKKTVKKTPKKAKKPAAAGVKKVAKSPKKAKAAAKPRKAAKSPAKPKAVKPKAAKPKVAKPKTAKPKAAKAKKAVSKKK; this comes from the coding sequence ATGTCCGAAACTGCTCCTGCCGAGACTGCTGCACCAGCTCCTGTGGAGAAGTCTCCCGCGAAGAAGAAGACGACAAAAAAGGCTGGCGCTGCCAAACGCAAGGCTACCGGCCCGCCGGTGTCCGAGCTCATAACTAAGGCTGTGTCTGCCTCCAAGGAGCGCAGCGGCGTGTCCCTGGCCGCGCTCAAGAAGGCTCTGGCTGCCGGTGGCTACGATGTGGAGAAGAACAACAGCCGCATCAAGCTGGGGCTCAAGAGCCTGGTGAGCAAGGGCACCCTGGTGCAGACCAAGGGCACCGGCGCCTCTGGCTCCTTCAAGCTCAACAAGAAGGCGGCTTCCGGGGAGGCCAAGCCTAAAGCCAAGAAGGCTGGGGCTGCCAAGGCCAAGAAACCTGCAGGCACCACTCCGAAAAAGCCTAAGAAGGCTGCGGGGGCCAAGAAGACCGTGAAGAAAACGCCgaagaaagcaaagaagcctGCGGCGGCTGGAGTAAAGAAGGTGGCCAAGAGCCCTAAGAAGGCCAAGGCTGCAGCGAAGCCCAGAAAGGCAGCTAAGAGCCCGGCGAAGCCCAAGGCTGTGAAGCCAAAAGCGGCTAAACCTAAAGTTGCCAAGCCAAAGACGGCTAAGCCTAAAGCTGCTAAGGCGAAGAAGGCTGTTTCCAAAAAGAAGTAG